The DNA region CCGGGTCGGCGCGCAGCGCCTCCACGGACCTCGCCGAGCTGCTCCCCGCGTCCACCAGTTCCTTCAGCCGGGTGCGTCTCAGGGAGATGACAGCCAGCTCCGCCCCGGCGAACACGCCATTGGCCAGGACGAGCAACAGGATGATGACCAGCTCCGTGACGATGATGGCCCTCCTCTCAAGGGCCCTCTACCGTATCCGTTGGGGCCCCGTTGCTCACTCACCAAGTGACTGCAAGAGGAGTGACAGTTGGTCCTGGCTGGCCCCCTTGGGCAGGTAGTAGTGAGGACCGGACAACAGCGCGGCCCCCACATCCTGTGCGGCGGCGGACGTCAGGAATACGATGCGCGGCCGCGGCCCCCGAGGCAGCCGCTCCACCACCTCCCTGCCGCTCATGCCCGGCATGTGGAGGTC from Myxococcus stipitatus includes:
- a CDS encoding response regulator, whose amino-acid sequence is MARLDTDDFSRKVLVVDDDADWREFLRLSLEELGYEATEAADGAEALESLRRGERYEVMLLDLHMPGMSGREVVERLPRGPRPRIVFLTSAAAQDVGAALLSGPHYYLPKGASQDQLSLLLQSLGE